The Guyparkeria halophila DNA window GCATGACCGATGAACACCTCGATGCCCAGCTCACGCAGGTGACCCACCGCCGGCGATTCGTTCATGTCCGAGCCGGAGACCACGAAGCCCAGCGTGTGCAGCACCTCGGCGATACCGCTCATGCCCGCCCCGCCGATACCGACGAAGTGCAGGTGGCGCACCTTGCGCATGCGCACCTGGGCGACCGGGGCGAAATCGGCTGTCACTGCATCCATTACCGGCCCTCCCCGGATGGGTTGTTGTTGGGTTGCGCGGCGATCACGTCCTCGCAGATCGCCGTGATGCGCGCGGTACTATCCGGCACGGCGGCTTCGCGGGCCCGCGTCGCCATGTCGAGCAGAGCGGCCCGGTCGGCCAGCAACGGCCCGAGCAGACGGGCCAGGGTGTCGACGTCGGCCTCGCGCTGGTTGAGCAGTCGCGCGGCGCCCTGCGCCACCAGCCAGGCGGCATTGAATCGCTGGTGATCGTCGACGGCGTGCGGGAACGGCACGAACAGCGCCCCGATACCCGCCGCGGCGATCTCGGCGACGGTCATGGCGCCCGCCCGGGCAATGACGAAGTCCGCCCAGCCGAAGGCCTCGGCCATGTCGTCGATGTATCCCGATACCTCGTGGCGGCTGCCCGCACCCCAATCGGCGACGTCGTAATGGGCAACGGCGGTCTCCAGGTGGCGTGGCCCCGCCTGGTGACGCACGATCAGGTCAGTGCGCTGACTGATGCGCGCCAGGGCCTGAGGCACGGCCTCGTTGAGTGCCTGGGCCCCCAGGCTGCCGCCCAGCACCAGCACGCGCACCGGCCCGTCGCGCCCCTCGAAACGCGTGGTCGGTGCCGGTAGCTCGGCAATGGCCGAACGCACCGGATTACCCACCACCTGCTCGGCCGGCAGCGTGCGACCGAAGGCCTTCGGGTAGGCGGCCAGCGTGACGCGGGCCAATCGGGACAGCACGCGGTTGGTCAGACCGGCGATGGCGTTCTGTTCGTGAATCACCAGCGGACGGCGGGTCAGCCACGCGGCCAGGCCACCCGGGCCGGCGGCAAAGCCACCCATGCCTATGACCAATGCGGGCCGATGGCGGCGCAACAACCGACCGGCCTGCCAGACGGCATGCAGCAGGCGGAAGGGGGCCGCCAGGCGCGTGCTGAAGCCCTTGCCGCGCAGGCCGCCGATGGCGAGATAGTCGATCGGATAGCCGGCCTCCGGCACCAGGCGGGATTCGATGCCCCGCTCGGTCCCCATCCAGCGAATGGCGTAGCCGCGCTCGGCCAGCGCCCCGGCCACGGCCAGTGCCGGCACCACGTGCCCGCCGGTGCCGCCGGCCATGACATAGATCACCGCGCGGCTCATCGGGTCACCTCCCGCACATCCTCGATGCCGGCATCGGCCAGGGCTCGACTGGCCTCGTGATGGACGCGCAGGATCAATCCCATCGCGAGCAGCGTCGCGACCATCGCCGAGCCGCCGTAGCTGATCAACGGCAACGTCAGACCCTTGGTGGGCAGGAGCCCCATGTTCACGCCCATGTTGATCAGCGCCTGCATGCCGATCCACGTGCTGATACCCCAGGCGAGCGCCGCGCCGGTGTAATGATTCACCGCCCAGGCCATGCGGGCGATCACGAACCCGCGCCAGACCAGCACCCCGTAGAGTCCCAACAGGGCGATGACACCGAACAGGCCGAACTCCTCGGCGTAGACGGCGAAGATGAAATCGGTATGGGCCTCCGGCAGGTAGGCCAGTTTCTGCACGCCCTCGCCCAGGCCGCGGCCGAACAGGCCGCCGGTGCCGATGGCGATTAGGGCATTGACCAGCTGGTAGCCGTCGCCGAACGGATCCGCAAACGGATTGGAGAACGACAGCAGGCGATCGACCCGATACTGCGCCGAGAACACGCCGACGACCGCCAGTGCCCCGCCGGCGACCATCAGCATCAGCATGGTTTGCAGCTGGGCACGCATCAGCCAGGCCATGGCAAAGAGCGTCGCGCCCAGCACCAGGGTGTTGCCGTAGTCGGGTTGGAGCAGCAGGAGGGTCGAGGCGAGCATGATTACGCCCACGGGGGCGGCCATGCCGCGGATGCGCGTCTGCACCTTCTCCAGATGCACGCCGAGATAGGCGGCCATCCAGACGATCATGCCCAGCCGGGCAAACTCGCTTACCTGCACCCGCACGAAGCCCAGATCGATCCAGCGCGTCGCCCCGTTGACGGTGTGCGCCACACCCGGGATGAACAGCACGGCCAACGACAGGATCGAGGCGAGCAGGATCACGTTCCGCAAGGCCACGAAGTGACGCAACGGCATCATCAGCAGCACCGCCATCGCGATCAGACCGACGACCACGGCGCCCGACTGGCGAATCAACAGGCCGCGACCGGCGGCCGAGGAATCGCCCATGCCGAGCGTTGCCGAGGCGACCATCACCAGGCCGATCGACAACAGCGCCAGCAGGGCGATGAGGAACGACCGGTCCAGGGAAATGCCACTGGTGGCATCTTTCGCCCCGTCGACCACATTGCGATCGGCGAGCCATTGCAGGCCCTGGCCGCCCAGGCGCCCGAGCGATTGCCACCCCCGGCGGTTGAGTTGCCACAGGCTCATGAGGCCACCTCCGCGGACACCGGCGCCGGCACATCACGCGCATCGCAGATCGACTCAGCCGCCCGGGCGAAATGCTCGCCGCGATCGGCGTAGCCGCGGAACTGGTCGAAACTCGCACAGGCAGGCGACAGCAACACCACCACCTGCCGACCGGCCGCTACCCGGGCAGAGGCCTGCTCGGCGGCCCACGCCACGGCGGCCTCGAGCGATTCACAACGGGCGCGGGGCAATGAGTCGCCGGCCACCGCGGCCAGTACCGCCTCGATCTCATCGGCATCGGCGCCGATCAGCGCCACGCCCTGAGCGTGGGCCTTGAGGGCCGCGGCCAGCTCGTCGAAGGATTGGCCCTTGGCCTGCCCACCCACGATCACGACCTGCCCGGCCGCCCCGCCGGCAGCCAACCCGTCGATCGCGGCCACGGCGGCACCGACATTGGTGGCCTTGGAATCGTTGATGAATCGCACCTCGCCGCCATTGACCGGCCAGCGGCAGACCACCTGCATGCGATGCGGCAGGCCGGTGAAGGCGGCCATCGCGGCCCTCAGGGCCATCCCGTCGAGCGCCGCTCGACCGGCTACCGCCTCGACCAGCGCCAGGGCGGCCAGGGCGTTCATGCGGTTGTGGGCCCCCGGCAAGGCCAGGTCCTCGCCGGCGAACAGCACCTGGTCGTCGCGACAGAGGGATTCGCCATCGGCATCCAGGTAGTAGCGATGCTCGGCGGCAGGCGAATCGTCGTCCGCCCCGGCGGAAAAGGTCACGATCCGAGCGCGGCTGTGGGCGGCCATCGCCGCGACGCGCGTATCGTCGGCATTGATCACGACCGCCTGGGCATGGACGAGGATCTTCTGCTTGAGCGCCGCGTAGGCCTCGATCGAGCCGTGCCGGTCGAGGTGATCGGCACTGATATTGAGTACGGTTGCGGCCCGTGCGCGGATGGCCTCGGGATCGCAGGCCTCCAGCTGGAAGCTCGACACCTCGAGCACCAGCACGTCGCTCGGTTCGGCCAGGAGATCCAGCGCCGGGGTGCCGTAGTTGCCACCGATGGCCACCCGATACCCCGCGGCGGTGAGCAGTTCGGCGGTCAGTGCCGTGACCGTGCTCTTGCCGTTCGAGCCGGTGATCAGCACATAGGGCACCGGCGCGTGACGCAGGGCGACGGCGATGTCGCTCTCCACCGGGATGCCGCGACGGCGCGCCTCGCCTACCAGCCCCGCCAGCGGTTCGACTGCGGGGTTTAACCCCGGGCTCAGCACGATGCCGTCGAGCGCGCGGAGTTCGGCCGAGTCGAGCATGGCCGCATCGAGCTCGCCGTCGAAGAGCGTGCCGGCACCGAACGCCTCGAGCCAGGCGGCACGCGGGGCGTTCGCCCCGCGCGTGTCGGCGGCGACAAACGACTCGCCGCGACGGGCGAAGAAGCGCCCCGCGGAGAATCCAGTCTGTCCCATGCCGACGATCAGTTTCATCAGCGCACCTTCATCGTTGCCAGACCGATCAACACCAGGATCACGGTGATGATCCAGAAGCGCACGATCACTTTCGGCTCCGGCCAGCCCTTGAGCTCGAAGTGGTGATGGATCGGCGCCATGCGGAAAATGCGTTTGCCGGTCAGCTTGAACGAGGCGACCTGAAGCATCACCGAGACGGTTTCGAGCACGAAGATGCCGCCCATGATGAACAGCACGATCTCCTGGCGAACCATGACGGCGACGATGCCCAGTGCCGCGCCCAGCGCCAGCGCACCGACGTCGCCCATGAACACCTGCGCGGGATAGCTGTTGAACCAGAGAAAGCCGAGACCGGCGCCAACGATCGCGGCACAGAAGACCACCAGTTCGCCCACCCCGGCGATGAACGGCAGCCCCAGGTAATTGGCGAACTCGTAGTGGCCGGTGACGTAGGCGAACGCGCCCAACCCGCCGGCGACCAGCACGGTGGGCATGATCGCCAGCCCGTCGAGCCCGTCGGTGAGGTTGACGGCATTCGAGCTACCCACCACCACGAAATAGGTCAGGATCACGAAGCCCAAACCCAGCGGGATCAGCGCGTCCCTGACCAGCGGGATCAGCAGGCTGGTCTCCGCCGGCGTCTCGGCAATGGAGAACAGGAAGACGGCGGCAACCAGCGCGATCACCGACTGCCCCAGGTACTTCCAGCGCGCGGCCAGGCCGTCGCTGTTGCGGCGCGAGAGCTTGAGGTAGTCGTCCCAGCCACCGATCAGGCCAAAGCCCATGGTGGTGAGCAGCGCGACCCAGACATAGACATTGCCCAGATTGCCCCAGAGCAGCATCGAGACCGCAATCGAAATCAGGATCAGCGCCCCGCCCATGGTCGGCGTACCCGCCTTGGCCAGATGGGTCTGCGGACCGAGCTCGCGGATCGGCTGACCCGCCTTGACGCTCTGCAGCCAGCGAATGACGAACGGGCCGACCGCCAGCGAGATCAACAACGCCGTGGCGACCCCCAGCATGGCGCGGAAGGTCAGGTATTCGAATACGCCAAAGAAGCTGGCGTACTGGGTCAGCCATTCAGTCAGCCAGAGCAGCATCTCGCCCTCTCCCTGTGGATTTGTTGCCGGTCCCCGGCGCGATGCCGATCTCCCGTTCGAAGGCCTCGCGGACCCGTTCGATGTGCATGAAGCGTGAGCCCTTGAGCAGCACGGTCACGGCCGTCGAGCCGTGGTCGGCCAGGCGCTGGCGCAATACCCGGATGGCCGCCTCGCTGTCGTCCACCACCTCGATCGCGCCCTGGGCTCCGCCGGCCGCCTCGAATCCCGCGGCCAGCGCCGCGGCCCCCGGACCGACTGCCACCAGGCCCTCAAGTTCCTGCCCCGCGGCGAATTCGCCCAGTTGCCGGTGCAGTGAGTCGGACTCGACACCCAGCTCGCCCATGCTGCCGAGCACGGCAAACCGCGCGCCCGGCTGGCCGGCGAGGTAGCCGAGCGCCGCACGCATCGATTCGGGATTGGCGTTGTAGCTGTCATCGATCAATTGCCAACCGTTGGCGAGCACCACCTGGCCCATCCGCCCGGCCGGCGGGCGGAAGGCGGACAGCCCGGTCCTGATCGCCTCGACCGAGGCACCCGCCAGGCGGGCCAGGCCGATCGCGGCCAGCAGATTGGCGGCGTTGTGCGCGCCGGGCATGGGCACGGCAAGGTGATCGAACAGCGGCTGGCCACGCTCGGTCACCGACAGCTCGTGGGCCGTGGCGTGGTATTCGCCCGACCAGGTCGCCCATTCGCGGTGGCAGGGGTCGAGCGTGAAGGTCTCGGCCTGCGGCGCGTCCATCAGCCAGCCATCCGCGCCGTTCGAATCGAGATTCACCAGGGCGCGTGCCGCCGCGGGGCGATGGCGATAGATCTCGCCCTTGGCCTCAATGATCCGTTCGACCGAGCCGAATTCGCCCACGTGGGCCCGCCCGGCCATGGTGACCACGACGATGTCCGGGGCGGCCAGTTCGGTCAGCCGGGCGATCTCGCCGACATGGTTGGCGCCCATTTCCACCACCGCGAAACGCGTCTCAGGTGCCCAGTCGAGCAGGGTCAGCGGAACGCCGATGTCGTTGTTCAGGTTGCCGCGGGTGGCCGCCGTGGCGCCGATCTGACCCAGCATGGCGGCCAGCAGTTCCTTGACCGTGGTCTTGCCGCTGCTGCCGGTGATCCCGATCACGGTCGGATCGACCGCCTCGCGCCAGCCGCGGGCCAATCGACCCAGCGCGGCCAGCGTGTCGTCGACGACCACCTGCGGCAGCGCGCAATCCGGCAGTTCGCGCTCGACCAGCGCGGCAACTGCACCCTGTCGGGCCGCCTGATCGATGAAGTCATGGGCATCGAAGTTCGGGCCTTTCAGCGCAACGAACAGGCGACCGCCCAGTTCGGCGCGCGTATCGGTGCCCACGCCGGCGATTGGCAGCGCGCCGTCGGCATCCTTCGCCAGGCGTCCCTCCGCCCAGCGGGCGATCTGATCGAGCGTGGCCCGGATCATGGCGCCACCTCCCGTGCCTGCTCGCGGACCACCAGACGGTCGTCGAACGGGCGCCGCTGGTCGCCGATTTCCTGGCCGGTTTCATGGCCCTTGCCGGCCACCAACAGGCAATCGCCCGGCCGCCCGTCGGCGAGCTGGCGAATGCCGGTGGCAATCGCCGCGTGCCGGTCGACGAGGCGCTCGACATCGGCGGGGTTCTTCATGCCGGCCACGATCGCCTCGATGATCGCCTCGGGCGATTCACTGCGCGGGTTGTCACTGGTGACGATCACCCAGTCGGCCAGCCGCTCGGCAACCGCCCCCATCAGCGGGCGTTTGCCCGTGTCGCGGTCGCCGCCACAACCGAAGATCACGCCCAATCGGGCACCATCGGGCAGCGCCTCTCGCAGGCTTGCCAGCACGTTTTCCAGGGCATCGGCGGTATGGGCGTAGTCGACCACGACGGTCATGCCGCGACCGACGGCAAAGGTTTCCATCCGCCCCGGCGGGGTCTTGAGCCGGCCCACTTGGCGCGAAAGGGCATCCAGCGTCTCGCCCACTACCAGGCGGGCAGACAGCGCGGCGAGCAGGTTCTCGGCATTGAAACGACCGGCCAGCGCGGCCTCGAGCTCGGCCCGCTCGCCAAAGCCACTGACCGCCAACCGCATGCGTCCCGACTCCGGGGCCTCGAGCACGCCGGTCAGGCAGGGACGGCAGGCGGTCGGCCCGGCCGACGGGGCCAGCGAATAGCACAACTGGCGTGGCGCGTCCGCTCGGGCGGCGAGTGTCTCGAGCATCCGCTCCGTCGCCGGCTGGTCGGCATTGAGCACCGCCTGGCGCAGACTCGGCAGGGCGAACAGGCGGGCCTTGGCCGCGAGATAGGCCTCGATGTCGCCGTGGTAGTCGAAGTGATCCCGACCCAGGTTGGTAAATACCCCGGTGCGGATGGGAAGGCCGTCCACCCGGCCCTGGGTCAGGGCATGGGAGGAGACCTCCATGACGATCTCGCGCGCGCCCTCACGAACCAGCTCACCGATCAGACGCCAGTTCTCGATCAGCCCCGGCGTGGTGTTGCTCGTCGCCTGGTACTCCGCCCGCGGTGACCACAACCCCCAGCCCAGCGTGCCGATCACCCCGACGGGCTCGCCGTCGATGCCGATCAACCCGGCAATCAGATGACAGACGGTGGTCTTGCCGTTGGTCCCGGTGACGGCCGTAATCGCCACGGCTTCGTGGTTCCAGCCATTGGCCTGGATGATCAGCTCGGCGATCGCGTCCTCCGGGCGGTCGAGAAGCATCACGCCCTCGGCGGGTGTAAGCCCGGCACCAATGACACCGGCCGCGCCACGGGCCAACGCATCCGCGACAAACCGGTCGGCATCGTGCGATTGGGTTTCACGGGCGTAGAACAGCGTGCCGGCGTCGAGATCGCGGCTGTCGTCACTGATCGCGCGCACGCGACGATCCGGGGCACCGGCATGCCGCAGCCGGGCGATCTCTCGCAGGCCGATCTCGGGGAATGCCACGCGCGCCATGTCAGCCAGCCTCCCGAGTTCGGGTGGAATCGGCCACCACGGACGGCAGATCGCCGGCAATCTGCCCGGCTGGCAGTTCCGGCAGGTTGTCCGGGCGGATATTGAGCATGCGCAGCGCGCCGCTCATCACCCGCTGGAAGACGGGCGCGGCGACATCGCCGGCGTAGACCCTGCCGGCACTCGGCCGATGCAAGACGACCACCAGCGCGAGCCGCGGATCGCTGGCCGGGGCCACGCCGGCAAAGACGGTGTTGTAATCGGTACGGGAGTAGCCGCCCTCGCCCAGGCGTCGCACCGTGCCGGTCTTGCCGGCGATCTGGAAGCCGGTCACGGCGGCCTCGGGTGCCGTGCCGGTGGGCGAGACCACGGAACGCAACATGCCGACCACGCGGTCGGCCACATCGGGATCGAACACCGGCCGGCTTTCGGGTGGACCGTCCCGACGCAACAGGCTGGGCACCACGAACTGGCCGTCATTGGCCAGGGCGACATAGGCCGAGGCGAGTTGCAACGGCGTGACCGCCAGTCCGTAGCCGTAGCTGTGCGCGGCCGTGTCGGCCACCCGCCAATCGCGCCACAGGCTGAGCGAGCCGGAGGCCTCGCCCGGGAACCCCACTCCGGTGACCTGCCCGAAGCCCAGCCCCCGATAACTGCTCCAGATGGCCTGGGCGCCGATATCCTCGGCCAGCATGCTCGCGCCAACGTTGCTCGACTTCTCCAGCAGGCCGGTCATGTCCAGCGTGCCGTAATTACGATGATCGTGGATGGTAAAGCCGCCAACCCGGCGGTAGCCGGGGGCCGTATCGACGGTGTCGGCCGGCTGCCAGCGGCCGCTGGCCAGCGCGGCGGCCACGGTAAAGGGCTTGACCGTCGACCCCGGCTCGAACTGGTCGACAATCGCGTGATTACGGGTAAGCGACGGGTCGATGCTGGCCCGGTTGTTGGGGTTGAACGACGGCGCGCTGGCCATGGCCAGCACCTCGCCGGTGGCCACGTTCATCAGGGTGGCCGAGCCGGCCAGTGCCTCGTGCTCCTCGACCGCACGCGACAGCTCCCGATAGGCGAGGTACTGCAGCCGCCGATCGATGGAAAGCGCCAGGTCCTGCCCCGGCCGCGCGGCCTGAACCACGCCCAGGTCGACGATCTCGCGGCCATCGCCGTCCTTGAGGATGCGGCGCTTGCCCGGGGTGCCGGCGAGCAGCTGATCGAAACTCAGTTCGATGCCGGCCAACCCCTCGTCGTCGATGTTGGCAAAGCCCAGCAGCGGGGCGGTGACATCCGCGGTCGGGTAGAAACGCTTGTATTCACGCTTGAGCCCCACACCCGGCAGCTTGGCGGCACGCACCGTCTCGGCCAGGCTCGGGCGCACCTGGCGAGCGACGTACAGGAAACGACGCGAGCCGTATTCGCGCACCCGCCGCTGCAATTCGGCGGCCGGCTGGTCGAGCATGTCCGCCAGCCTGGTGACGGCCTCGGGGTGGGTGCCGATCACCTTGGGGTCGATCCAGATCGCGTGCATGGCCACGCTGATGGCAAGCGGCTCGCCATGGCGATCGGTGATCATGCCGCGATGGGCCGCGATGGTCTGGACGCGCTGCTGACGGTCGCCGCCCTGCTCGGCATAGAAATCCCGTTCAGTGACCTGCAACTGCACCGCCCGGCCGAGCAGCATCGTGGCCGCGAACGCGAACACCATCAACACGACGCCAGCGCGCCAACGCACGCCCAGCCAGGTGGCCCAACGGGTGATGAATGCCCAGGCCGCGTTCATCGGAACACCACCGTGATCTGGTCCTCGGCCGGCGGGCGCATGCCGAGCTCCTCGGTCGCGATCCGTTCGATCCGCCCCTGGGCGGTCAACGTGCCTTCTTCGAGCTGCAGCTCCGCATAGGTGCCATCAAGACGTTCGATGCCGTCACGCGCCACGGCGATCTGCTGGGTCAGTCGACGATCCTCGGCCACCAGCACCACCACCGCGAGCGCGCTCGCGACGACCAGCACCAGCAAGAAGAGATTGAGCGCCCTCATGACGCACGCTCCGCGACCCGCATGATCGCGCTGCGTGCACGCGGGTTCTGGGCGGTTTCCTCGCGGCCGGCACGAATGGCCTTGCCGACCTTCTTGAGCGCCACTTCGCCGACCGGGTTGCCGAAGAAATCCTTGCCGGCCGTGCTGTGATCGCGGATGAAACGCTTGACGATCCGATCCTCGAGCGAATGGAAGCTGATCACCACCAGCCGACCACCCGGCGCGAGGTGCTCGAGCGCCTGCTCGAGGGCCTGGGTGATCTCGTCGAGTTCCTTGTTGATATAGAGCCGGATCGCCTGAAAGGTGCGGGTGGCCGGATGCTTGTTGGGGTCGCGCCTGGGGATGGCGGCGACGACGCAATCGACCAGGTCGGTGGTACGGGTCAGCGGGGCCTGCTCGCGCCGAGCGACGATACCGGCGGCGATCCGGCGGGCGAAGCGTTCCTCGCCCAGACGAAACAGCACGTCGCGGATCTCCTCTTCCTCGGCGACCGCCAGCCAGTCGGCCGCCGACGGCCCGTGGCTCTGATCCATCCGCATGTCCAGCGGACCGTCGAAGCGGAACGAAAAGCCGCGCTCGGCCTGGTCGAGCTGCGGGGAGGACACGCCCAGATCGAACATCACGCCGTCCACCGGCTGGTCGACGCCGTGCTCGGCAAGGGCCTCACCCCAACCGGAAAAGGAGGCCTTGATAAAGGAGAAGCGCGCATCCTCGTCGGCGAGCCGGGCCGCACTGTCCGCCGCCTCGGCATCGCGATCGAAACCGACCAGTCGCCCTTTTGCCGCCAGCTTCGCCAGAATGGCGCGGCTATGGCCACCGCGACCGAAGGTGCCATCCACGTAGGTGCCGGCCGGGTCGGTGACCAGGTTATCGACCGCCTCGTCGCGCAGCACCGTGTCGTGGCTGGCATCGACCGTCATAGCGACAGGGTCTCCAGGGCCGTGGGCAATTGGTCGTCCTCGTCGGACTGATCGAGGAACTCCTCGGTCATCTGGCTCCAGAGCGGCTGTGACCAGAGCTCGAGCTTTTTGCCCTGCCCGACCAGCACGGCCGGCTTTTCCAGCTTCGCGTGGGCGCGCAGCGCGGGGGGAATGACGATGCGACCGGCCGAGTCGAACTCGACCTGGGTGGCGTGACCGATCAGCATCCGCTTGATGCGGTTGGCGGTCTTGTTGAACGACGGCAGGGCATCGATCTGCTTCTCGATTTCCAGCCAGGTCGCCAGCGGGTAGATAAGGAGACAGTGTTCCTGCGTGTCGATAGTGAGGATCAGCTGGTTCTCATCCTGGGCAAACGCCTCCCGATGACGCGTGGGCATGGCCAGGCGACCTTTGGCGTCGAGATTCAGGTTGGTGATGCCTCGGAACACTTTTTCCCACTTTTTCCCACTTTTCTACACCTGCGCGCACTATAGCCCCAGCCAACAGGGCTATCAAGCAAATGGCGGCATTTTTCTTTTGACCACAAGGAGTTAGCCAACAAAGAGAGGGAAGTCGAGACGCTGTTTCCAGATAAAAACAGGGGGTTACCGCGCATAGATAACAAAGCGCACGAGGATGCGAGCAGCCGCATCCCGGCGCACCGGAGTGCCGGTGGGGGAAAGTGGGAGAAAATCGGGGGCGGATGGCGCGGGGTGGAGTCGCGCTTGTCCGCGGTAACGGCAAGGCGGCGATCCGCCGCGTCCGCCGACGGGAACGGGACCGTTCCGCCGGAAACACAAAATGGGGTGGAGTCAGCCGGTAAGCCGGGTTCTGTCGTGGATTGCCATTCATCTGGGCGCGACGTCACCGTCGCGCTCGAGCAGCCTACCCGGGAACAGCGCGGGCCACGCCATTGTTCCCCTATTTGGCCTTGCTCCCGGTGGGGTTTACCGTGCCACGACGTGTTACCACGCGTGCGGTGCGCTCTTACCGCACCCTTTCACCCTTACCTGTGCCGCATTGCTGCGGCCATCGGCGGTCTACTCTCTGCTGCACTTTCCGTCGACTCGCGCCGCCCAGGCGTTACCTGGCACCGTGCCCTATGGAGCCCGGACTTTCCTCGACGTTCACTAAGGAACGCCGCGACAATCTGGCCAACTCCGGCGGCGGAGTATAAAGGAAGGTCTGCACGAATAGCCAACCCCTCTGGCTTACCGGCTTGTTCGCCATCAAGGCGTCGATTCGAAGGCGGGCTCATTGCCCGGCGAGAATCGGCAACACCGAGGGCGGGCAAGCCGGCAAGCCCCGCAGGGCGACCCGGAACGGCGTGCCAGTGGCACGCCGCAGCCCGGGAAGCGCCGAGCAACAGCGAGGCCGGAACGGGCCGCCAGGCGCCCATCTGCGGTGTTGCAGCGCTTGCCAATGACTATGGCCATTGGGCAGCGCACTGCGCCTTGCACCTGGACGCCTGGCGACCCGCAGAGAGGTTGGCTATTCGCGCAGACCTTCCTGAAGAAACCGCAGCCGGTGTCGAGGCGAGCGTGATTCGACTCCCGTCATCCATGGGGGAGTCGGGTAGACTTCGAACGCCGAATTCGATCCGATCCCCCCCTTTGCTCGAGCCCAGCCATGCCCGAATCGCTCCCCGCCGCCCTCGATACCCTGCGCCGCCAAATGACCGAACCGGCCACCAGTCCGGTGGACTGCGCTCAGGCCGCCGACGTCATCGACTGGTACTACGAGCAGGCCTGGCAGACCGACCGTATCGTTCGTGACGAACTGCCGTGGCTGCTGGACTGGATGCGTCATTGCCGTGACCCGCGACGATTCGAGATCGGTGACGGTCTCGCCGTGACCCTGATCGGCGAGGGACGACTGCAGGAAGCCAGCGACCTGGCCGGAGGATTGCTGACCGAGGCCTGGGACGCCGGCTTGATGCATACCCTGGCCCTGGCCCTGGCCGCACGGGGCGAGGTGGCCGAGGCGATCACACGACTTCGCGATCTGGTCGGCCACCCGGAATTCGCCGCGCTGCCGCCGGAACTCGCCACCCAGGCGCACCTGGACCTGGCCACCCTGCTCCGTCGTCAGGGCAGCCTGTTCAAGGCCATCCCACCATTGACACAGGCCGTGGAAACGGCCGCCCGCTGCGACGACCCGGCCTGGCTGGAACAGGCGGCCGACATACTGATCGAACAACTGGTCGAACAGGGCGGCGCCGAAGAGGCCGTGGAGATTCTCTCACCATGGCTCGACGAGACACGCCTGGGGCTTTGGCAGCGGGTTCTCGATCGACTCGGCAACCAACTCGACCCCGAACAGCGCGAACGCGGCCTAGCCCTGATGGTCCGCGCCGGCGACTACCGCACGGTACTCAACCGGCTCGTCGACCAGGCCGGCAATGACCCGCAACGACTGCTGGTCGCGTTCACGGCCGCGCTGTCGTTGCGGGCCCCTGCCGAAGTCACCTGCCCACTGGCCGCGCGGCTGCTGGGAAGCGATTCGGCCCGCCAGGACGAGAGTGCGCCATTGATTGCCGCCGCCTCGGTCGCCGTCGCCGAGAGCCAACAGGAGAAAAGCCAGGCGCAGGCAAAATGGCACCGTGACGGGGTGGTTCAGCTAATCAGCGTGGCAAAACACCACGGCATCCTCGAAGGGGACGTGCGCGCATGGGCCGAGAAGGAGGGGCTTTACCACGAGCATGGCGTGATCGACCG harbors:
- the murG gene encoding undecaprenyldiphospho-muramoylpentapeptide beta-N-acetylglucosaminyltransferase, yielding MSRAVIYVMAGGTGGHVVPALAVAGALAERGYAIRWMGTERGIESRLVPEAGYPIDYLAIGGLRGKGFSTRLAAPFRLLHAVWQAGRLLRRHRPALVIGMGGFAAGPGGLAAWLTRRPLVIHEQNAIAGLTNRVLSRLARVTLAAYPKAFGRTLPAEQVVGNPVRSAIAELPAPTTRFEGRDGPVRVLVLGGSLGAQALNEAVPQALARISQRTDLIVRHQAGPRHLETAVAHYDVADWGAGSRHEVSGYIDDMAEAFGWADFVIARAGAMTVAEIAAAGIGALFVPFPHAVDDHQRFNAAWLVAQGAARLLNQREADVDTLARLLGPLLADRAALLDMATRAREAAVPDSTARITAICEDVIAAQPNNNPSGEGR
- the ftsW gene encoding putative lipid II flippase FtsW, giving the protein MSLWQLNRRGWQSLGRLGGQGLQWLADRNVVDGAKDATSGISLDRSFLIALLALLSIGLVMVASATLGMGDSSAAGRGLLIRQSGAVVVGLIAMAVLLMMPLRHFVALRNVILLASILSLAVLFIPGVAHTVNGATRWIDLGFVRVQVSEFARLGMIVWMAAYLGVHLEKVQTRIRGMAAPVGVIMLASTLLLLQPDYGNTLVLGATLFAMAWLMRAQLQTMLMLMVAGGALAVVGVFSAQYRVDRLLSFSNPFADPFGDGYQLVNALIAIGTGGLFGRGLGEGVQKLAYLPEAHTDFIFAVYAEEFGLFGVIALLGLYGVLVWRGFVIARMAWAVNHYTGAALAWGISTWIGMQALINMGVNMGLLPTKGLTLPLISYGGSAMVATLLAMGLILRVHHEASRALADAGIEDVREVTR
- the murD gene encoding UDP-N-acetylmuramoyl-L-alanine--D-glutamate ligase; this encodes MKLIVGMGQTGFSAGRFFARRGESFVAADTRGANAPRAAWLEAFGAGTLFDGELDAAMLDSAELRALDGIVLSPGLNPAVEPLAGLVGEARRRGIPVESDIAVALRHAPVPYVLITGSNGKSTVTALTAELLTAAGYRVAIGGNYGTPALDLLAEPSDVLVLEVSSFQLEACDPEAIRARAATVLNISADHLDRHGSIEAYAALKQKILVHAQAVVINADDTRVAAMAAHSRARIVTFSAGADDDSPAAEHRYYLDADGESLCRDDQVLFAGEDLALPGAHNRMNALAALALVEAVAGRAALDGMALRAAMAAFTGLPHRMQVVCRWPVNGGEVRFINDSKATNVGAAVAAIDGLAAGGAAGQVVIVGGQAKGQSFDELAAALKAHAQGVALIGADADEIEAVLAAVAGDSLPRARCESLEAAVAWAAEQASARVAAGRQVVVLLSPACASFDQFRGYADRGEHFARAAESICDARDVPAPVSAEVAS
- the mraY gene encoding phospho-N-acetylmuramoyl-pentapeptide-transferase gives rise to the protein MLLWLTEWLTQYASFFGVFEYLTFRAMLGVATALLISLAVGPFVIRWLQSVKAGQPIRELGPQTHLAKAGTPTMGGALILISIAVSMLLWGNLGNVYVWVALLTTMGFGLIGGWDDYLKLSRRNSDGLAARWKYLGQSVIALVAAVFLFSIAETPAETSLLIPLVRDALIPLGLGFVILTYFVVVGSSNAVNLTDGLDGLAIMPTVLVAGGLGAFAYVTGHYEFANYLGLPFIAGVGELVVFCAAIVGAGLGFLWFNSYPAQVFMGDVGALALGAALGIVAVMVRQEIVLFIMGGIFVLETVSVMLQVASFKLTGKRIFRMAPIHHHFELKGWPEPKVIVRFWIITVILVLIGLATMKVR